From Oceanococcus atlanticus, a single genomic window includes:
- a CDS encoding DegV family protein: MASRVGLVVDASCDLPEDFVRQHRIEILPVSIRLGDDQLIDQRSEQAALAFYRSQIGDKAHDAESVPYTTEQINALFLERLVSEFDFVFCQTVMRSRSPIFENATKASFSILSQYHEPRRAAGVQGPFALRVINTGTLFAGQGVLAAETVRMIADGMDPNDIRKRIETLVNCTRAYAIPTDLYYLRARARLKGDRSVSLLSAALGSALDIKPILCGYGDETKPVDKVRGFEPAARKLFAYAVRKIEQGLMAPYLSVSFAGEMKDLRALPGYDQLSAACQEAGVELLASVMSVTAGVNMGPGALSLGLIAQPHTFH, from the coding sequence ATGGCATCACGCGTGGGGCTGGTGGTCGATGCCAGCTGTGATTTGCCCGAGGACTTCGTGCGCCAGCACCGCATCGAGATTTTGCCGGTCAGCATTCGTCTGGGTGATGATCAGCTGATCGATCAGCGCAGCGAGCAGGCCGCGCTGGCGTTCTACCGCAGCCAGATCGGTGACAAGGCCCACGATGCCGAATCGGTGCCGTACACCACTGAGCAGATCAATGCGCTGTTTCTGGAGCGACTGGTCAGCGAGTTTGATTTCGTGTTCTGTCAGACCGTGATGCGCTCCCGCAGTCCGATTTTCGAGAATGCCACCAAAGCGTCGTTCTCCATTCTGTCGCAATATCACGAACCGCGCCGAGCGGCCGGTGTGCAGGGGCCGTTCGCCTTGCGTGTGATCAACACCGGGACGCTGTTTGCCGGGCAGGGTGTGCTGGCGGCCGAAACCGTGCGCATGATTGCCGACGGTATGGACCCGAACGACATTCGCAAGCGCATCGAGACGCTGGTGAACTGCACCCGCGCCTATGCCATTCCCACCGATCTTTACTATCTGCGTGCGCGAGCCCGACTCAAGGGCGATCGCAGCGTGTCTTTGCTGAGCGCGGCGCTGGGCTCGGCGCTGGATATCAAACCGATTCTGTGCGGCTACGGCGACGAGACCAAGCCGGTCGACAAGGTGCGCGGCTTCGAGCCCGCTGCACGCAAGCTTTTTGCGTATGCCGTGCGGAAAATCGAGCAGGGATTGATGGCTCCTTACCTTTCGGTCAGTTTTGCCGGAGAAATGAAGGACTTGCGTGCGCTGCCCGGTTATGATCAACTATCGGCGGCCTGTCAGGAGGCCGGGGTGGAATTGCTGGCATCGGTCATGAGTGTGACCGCCGGCGTCAATATGGGGCCAGGCGCATTGAGCCTGGGGCTGATCGCACAGCCGCACACGTTCCACTGA
- the hslO gene encoding Hsp33 family molecular chaperone HslO, protein MKGRLWSLSLPDQPVRGAFVSLGDDWAELVASRAYSADQAGLLGQVMVAMPLLATHLKNPARMSLQISQAGEVKLLTAQAGTDGALRGLIKSDAPSFDLGALSGQLVVTLEPENSNEKYQGIVALDGDDPAAWLRRYFHQSEQVETRLILCADEHGAQGLMLQAVPDQGEAEDVDWQAAMDAMAVDMLPDEPGEWLSVMLGMDLRVSEQPQTVRIHCPCNESSVSRMLVGLGQDEVRSIVEEQGSVSVECGFCGQEYRFDAARADALFTPPSDDAAVH, encoded by the coding sequence GTGAAGGGACGTCTGTGGTCGCTGAGCCTGCCGGATCAGCCGGTGCGTGGCGCGTTTGTCAGCCTGGGTGACGACTGGGCCGAGCTGGTCGCCAGCCGTGCCTACAGTGCCGATCAGGCCGGCTTGCTGGGGCAGGTCATGGTGGCCATGCCGCTGCTGGCCACCCATTTGAAAAACCCGGCGCGCATGAGCCTGCAGATCAGTCAGGCCGGTGAGGTCAAGTTACTGACCGCCCAGGCGGGCACCGACGGCGCCTTGCGTGGGCTGATCAAGAGCGATGCACCCAGTTTTGACCTCGGCGCGCTCAGCGGGCAGCTGGTGGTGACCCTGGAGCCGGAAAACAGCAATGAAAAATACCAGGGCATCGTGGCCCTGGACGGCGATGATCCGGCGGCCTGGTTGCGACGCTATTTCCACCAGTCGGAGCAGGTTGAGACCCGCTTGATTCTGTGCGCTGATGAACATGGTGCGCAGGGCCTGATGCTGCAGGCCGTTCCGGACCAGGGAGAGGCCGAGGATGTTGACTGGCAGGCCGCCATGGATGCCATGGCCGTGGACATGCTGCCGGACGAGCCCGGTGAGTGGCTGTCGGTCATGCTGGGTATGGATTTGCGTGTCAGCGAGCAGCCGCAGACGGTGCGCATACATTGCCCGTGCAATGAATCCAGTGTTTCGCGCATGCTGGTCGGTCTGGGCCAGGATGAAGTTCGTTCCATCGTCGAAGAGCAGGGTAGCGTCAGCGTCGAATGCGGATTCTGCGGTCAGGAATATCGTTTTGATGCCGCCCGCGCCGACGCGTTGTTCACGCCGCCATCCGACGATGCGGCGGTGCATTGA
- the gatB gene encoding Asp-tRNA(Asn)/Glu-tRNA(Gln) amidotransferase subunit GatB, with translation MSYPGWEVVIGLEVHVQLKTQSKIFSGAATTYGAEANRQACAIDLGFPGVLPVLNQQAVEMAVKFGLAVGAQIAERCVFARKHYFYPDLPKGYQISQYELPIVAHGHLDISTDGGETSKRIRILRAHLEEDAGKSVHEGFEAASGIDLNRAGTPLIEVVSEPDLRSAGEAVAYLKKLHSLVRYLEICDGNMQEGSFRCDANVSVRPVGQEELGTRTETKNLNSFRFVEKAIEFEIERQIDVLESGGSVDQETRLFDPDKGETRTMRSKEEAMDYRYFPDPDLLPVVCDGAFVSSIRDALPELPEARRTRFMASFGLPAYDADALVAERDLAAYFEALVAALGEDNAKLAANWCLGELTASLNEHNLDVAASAVTPDALAGLLKRVLDNTVSGKIAKDVFAAMWAGEGDADSVIEARGLKQITDSGAIETLVDQVIADSPAQVEQYRSGKDKVFGYFVGQVMKLSKGKANPGEVNRLLKSKL, from the coding sequence ATGAGTTATCCCGGTTGGGAAGTGGTGATCGGGCTGGAAGTGCATGTTCAGCTCAAGACCCAGAGCAAGATTTTTTCCGGTGCGGCCACCACCTATGGGGCCGAAGCCAATCGCCAGGCCTGTGCGATCGACCTGGGCTTCCCGGGCGTGCTGCCGGTGCTCAATCAGCAAGCGGTGGAGATGGCGGTCAAGTTCGGCCTGGCGGTGGGTGCCCAGATTGCCGAGCGCTGCGTGTTCGCGCGCAAGCATTATTTCTACCCGGATCTGCCCAAGGGCTACCAGATCTCGCAGTACGAGCTGCCGATCGTGGCGCATGGCCATCTCGACATCAGCACGGACGGTGGCGAGACCAGCAAGCGTATCCGTATTCTGCGTGCCCACCTCGAAGAGGACGCGGGCAAGTCGGTGCACGAAGGTTTTGAAGCGGCCTCAGGCATTGACCTGAACCGCGCCGGCACGCCCTTGATCGAGGTGGTCAGCGAGCCGGATCTGCGCTCCGCTGGCGAGGCGGTGGCCTATCTCAAGAAGTTGCATTCGCTGGTGCGCTACCTGGAGATTTGTGACGGCAACATGCAGGAAGGCTCCTTCCGCTGCGATGCCAATGTCTCGGTGCGGCCGGTGGGGCAGGAAGAGCTCGGCACGCGTACCGAAACTAAGAACCTGAACTCCTTCCGTTTCGTCGAGAAGGCCATCGAGTTCGAGATAGAGCGTCAGATCGACGTGCTCGAAAGCGGTGGCAGCGTGGATCAGGAAACCCGTCTGTTCGATCCGGACAAAGGCGAAACCCGGACCATGCGCAGCAAGGAAGAAGCGATGGACTATCGCTACTTCCCCGATCCTGATCTGTTGCCGGTGGTGTGCGATGGCGCGTTTGTCAGCAGCATTCGCGATGCCTTGCCGGAGCTGCCCGAGGCGCGCCGCACGCGCTTCATGGCGAGCTTCGGTCTGCCCGCCTACGATGCCGATGCACTGGTCGCCGAGCGCGATCTGGCAGCCTACTTCGAGGCGTTGGTTGCCGCACTGGGTGAAGACAACGCCAAACTGGCGGCCAATTGGTGTCTGGGCGAACTGACCGCGAGTCTGAATGAGCACAACCTGGATGTCGCGGCCTCGGCGGTGACGCCGGATGCGCTGGCCGGACTGCTCAAGCGGGTGCTCGACAACACCGTCTCCGGCAAGATCGCCAAGGATGTGTTCGCCGCCATGTGGGCTGGCGAAGGTGATGCCGACAGCGTGATCGAAGCGCGCGGGCTCAAGCAGATCACCGACAGCGGTGCGATCGAGACGTTGGTTGATCAGGTGATTGCCGACAGCCCGGCGCAGGTCGAGCAATATCGCAGTGGCAAGGACAAGGTCTTTGGCTACTTTGTCGGGCAGGTCATGAAGCTGTCCAAGGGCAAGGCCAATCCCGGTGAAGTCAATCGTCTGCTCAAGTCCAAGCTGTGA
- the gatA gene encoding Asp-tRNA(Asn)/Glu-tRNA(Gln) amidotransferase subunit GatA gives MHTLSVSELAQGLRDKSYSAVELAEHFLARIKAHDGHINALITCTENEALDDARRADAALADGTAGALTGIPLVHKDIFLTEGVRTTCASRMLDNFVAPFDATVVAKLKQAGVVSLGKANMDEFAMGSSNETSYYGASRNPWDAERIAGGSSGGSAAAVAAGFAPLATGTDTGGSVRQPAALTGLTGLKPTYGRCSRWGIVAFASSLDQAGGFARSAEDLALMLGAMAGFDPKDSTSAQQDVPDYLAELAQPLAGIKIGRPREFFAAGLDAATGAAVDAAIEQYRQLGAEIVDISLPNVGLSVPTYYVVAPAEASSNLARFDGVRYGHRADSPANLKDLYSRSRGEGFGREVQRRIMIGAYVLSHGYYDAYYLQAQKVRQLIAADFERAFANVDLIIGPTTPTPAYKLGEKNNDPVTMYLDDIYTVSANLAGLPALSAPCGMVEGLPVGMQLIGPQFAEGRLLAATHAYQQATDWHLQRAEVAQ, from the coding sequence TTGCATACATTAAGTGTCAGCGAGCTCGCTCAGGGGCTGCGCGACAAATCCTATTCGGCAGTTGAGCTGGCCGAGCATTTCCTGGCCCGCATCAAGGCGCATGACGGGCACATCAATGCTCTGATCACCTGCACCGAAAACGAGGCGCTGGATGATGCGCGCCGGGCCGATGCGGCGCTGGCCGACGGCACCGCGGGTGCGCTGACCGGTATTCCACTGGTGCACAAGGACATCTTTCTGACCGAAGGTGTTCGCACCACGTGCGCATCGCGCATGCTCGACAACTTCGTGGCGCCGTTCGATGCCACGGTGGTGGCCAAGCTCAAGCAGGCCGGCGTGGTCAGCCTGGGCAAAGCCAATATGGACGAATTCGCCATGGGCTCGTCCAACGAAACCAGTTACTACGGCGCCAGCCGCAACCCGTGGGACGCCGAGCGTATTGCCGGCGGCTCGTCCGGCGGCTCTGCCGCGGCTGTGGCGGCTGGATTCGCACCGCTGGCGACCGGCACGGACACCGGTGGCTCGGTGCGTCAGCCCGCAGCGCTGACCGGTCTGACCGGGCTGAAGCCGACCTACGGACGCTGCTCGCGCTGGGGCATCGTGGCTTTCGCCTCGAGCCTGGATCAGGCGGGTGGCTTTGCGCGCAGCGCCGAAGACCTGGCCCTGATGCTGGGGGCCATGGCCGGCTTTGATCCCAAGGATTCAACCTCTGCGCAGCAGGATGTGCCGGATTATCTGGCCGAGCTGGCGCAGCCTCTGGCCGGTATCAAGATCGGGCGTCCGCGCGAATTTTTTGCGGCCGGGCTGGATGCGGCCACCGGCGCTGCAGTGGACGCGGCGATTGAGCAGTATCGTCAGCTCGGGGCCGAGATCGTCGACATCAGCCTGCCCAATGTGGGGCTGTCGGTGCCGACCTACTATGTGGTGGCGCCGGCCGAAGCCTCGTCCAATCTGGCCCGCTTTGACGGCGTGCGTTATGGCCACCGTGCGGACAGCCCGGCCAACCTGAAAGACCTGTACAGCCGTTCGCGTGGCGAGGGCTTTGGGCGTGAGGTGCAGCGCCGCATCATGATCGGCGCTTATGTGCTGTCGCATGGCTATTACGACGCCTACTACCTTCAGGCGCAGAAGGTGCGGCAGCTGATCGCCGCCGATTTCGAGCGCGCCTTTGCCAATGTGGATCTGATCATCGGGCCGACCACCCCGACGCCAGCTTACAAGCTGGGTGAGAAGAACAACGATCCGGTGACCATGTATCTGGATGACATTTACACCGTCTCGGCCAATCTGGCTGGTCTGCCCGCCTTGTCAGCACCGTGCGGTATGGTCGAAGGGCTGCCGGTCGGGATGCAGCTGATCGGCCCGCAGTTCGCCGAGGGGCGCCTGCTGGCGGCCACCCATGCCTACCAGCAAGCCACCGATTGGCATCTGCAGCGCGCGGAGGTGGCCCAATGA
- the gatC gene encoding Asp-tRNA(Asn)/Glu-tRNA(Gln) amidotransferase subunit GatC yields the protein MSLDADQVRRVAELARLAVDDAELPVYAQELSSILNMVDQLQSANTEGVEPMAHPLNMVQRLRADAVTEKPDREAFQALAPQAEGGHYLVPRVIE from the coding sequence ATGAGTCTGGACGCCGACCAGGTGCGCCGCGTGGCCGAGTTGGCCCGTTTGGCTGTCGATGACGCTGAACTGCCGGTTTACGCCCAAGAATTGTCGAGCATTCTGAATATGGTCGACCAGCTGCAATCTGCCAACACCGAGGGCGTCGAGCCGATGGCTCACCCGCTCAATATGGTGCAGCGTCTGCGTGCGGATGCGGTGACCGAAAAACCGGACCGGGAGGCGTTTCAGGCCCTGGCGCCGCAAGCTGAGGGCGGGCATTACCTGGTGCCCCGGGTGATTGAGTAA
- a CDS encoding rod shape-determining protein, giving the protein MINQLRGLFVNDLSIDLGTANTLIYVRGEGIVLNEPSVVAIRTDSRGGKRIEAVGLDAKRMLGRTPNNISTIRPMKDGVIADFTVTEKMLQHFIRKVHSQRLFRPLTRVIICVPYGSTQVERRAIRESAANAGARKVQLIDEPVAAAIGAGIPVGEARGSMVLDIGGGTSEVAVLSLNGIVYAESVRIGGDRFDEAIVSYVRRQYNMLIGETTAERIKQEIGTAFPGHEVQEIDVVGRHMSAGVPRSFTLNSNEILDALQEPLAQIVAACKVALESTPPELGSDVADRGIVLTGGGALLRDLDKLISEETGLPVIIADDPLTCVARGGGALLEMENEKATSFILD; this is encoded by the coding sequence ATGATCAATCAGTTACGCGGTCTGTTTGTCAACGACCTGTCCATCGACTTGGGTACGGCAAACACACTGATCTACGTGCGCGGCGAAGGTATCGTCCTCAACGAGCCCTCGGTTGTCGCGATACGGACTGATTCGCGCGGCGGCAAACGTATCGAGGCGGTCGGCCTGGACGCCAAGCGCATGCTTGGCCGCACGCCCAACAACATCTCCACCATTCGCCCGATGAAAGACGGCGTGATCGCCGATTTCACGGTGACGGAGAAGATGCTGCAGCACTTCATTCGCAAAGTGCATTCGCAGCGGCTGTTCCGCCCGCTGACCCGCGTCATCATCTGCGTACCCTACGGCTCAACCCAGGTTGAACGCCGCGCCATTCGTGAATCCGCAGCCAATGCCGGTGCGCGCAAGGTTCAGCTGATAGATGAACCGGTTGCGGCGGCCATCGGCGCCGGCATTCCGGTTGGCGAAGCGCGCGGCTCCATGGTCCTGGACATCGGTGGCGGCACCTCGGAAGTTGCGGTGCTGTCGCTCAACGGCATCGTCTATGCCGAATCCGTACGCATCGGCGGCGACCGTTTCGACGAAGCCATCGTCAGCTACGTGCGCCGGCAGTACAACATGCTGATCGGCGAAACCACGGCCGAGCGCATCAAGCAGGAAATCGGCACCGCCTTCCCGGGCCACGAAGTGCAGGAAATCGACGTGGTGGGGCGCCATATGTCGGCCGGCGTGCCGCGCAGCTTCACCCTCAATTCCAACGAAATTCTCGACGCCCTGCAGGAACCGCTGGCGCAGATCGTCGCGGCCTGCAAGGTGGCCCTGGAGTCGACCCCGCCGGAACTGGGTTCGGATGTCGCCGACCGCGGCATCGTGCTGACGGGTGGTGGTGCCCTGCTGCGCGATCTGGACAAGCTGATTTCCGAAGAAACCGGCCTGCCAGTGATCATCGCCGACGATCCGCTGACCTGTGTGGCCCGCGGCGGTGGTGCTCTACTGGAAATGGAAAACGAGAAAGCGACCAGTTTCATTCTGGATTAG
- the mreC gene encoding rod shape-determining protein MreC has protein sequence MSAYQFDDDARPIFSRGPLLVLKLAVLLGCSAALMYYDRVAQDQELAPLRDTIAVALTPVFWISDIPRQVSNMREHLHSRERLISDNDDLRHEHLRLNARLQKLLSLEAENHRIRALLDSSRQIHEAVMIGEIQSTSLDPYQQRLRINRGKQDGVIEGQALIDAHGILGQVIEVTPYASTAVLITDQSQGVPVQVNRNGLRTVAHGNGSPKLNLPFLPANSDIQVGDMLVSSGLGGRYPVGYPVAIVEKIEHHPGEHFLEIVAVPAARIPNGREVLLVRDDVPAPSTAQMIDPEAKPGRVATAD, from the coding sequence GTGAGCGCTTACCAGTTTGACGACGATGCCCGGCCGATTTTTTCGCGCGGGCCGCTGCTCGTTCTCAAGCTGGCCGTGCTACTGGGCTGCTCGGCCGCATTGATGTACTACGATCGGGTCGCGCAGGATCAGGAACTTGCCCCGTTACGCGACACGATTGCCGTAGCCCTGACCCCGGTATTCTGGATCAGCGACATACCGCGCCAGGTCAGCAACATGCGCGAGCACCTGCACAGCCGCGAGCGCTTGATCTCCGACAACGACGATTTGCGCCACGAACACCTACGGCTGAACGCACGCCTGCAGAAACTGCTATCGCTCGAAGCCGAAAACCACCGCATCCGGGCCCTGCTCGACTCCTCCCGTCAGATCCACGAAGCCGTGATGATCGGCGAGATTCAGTCAACCAGCCTGGATCCCTACCAGCAGCGCCTGCGTATCAATCGCGGCAAACAGGATGGCGTCATTGAGGGGCAGGCCCTGATTGATGCGCATGGCATCCTCGGCCAGGTCATTGAAGTCACCCCCTACGCCTCCACAGCCGTGCTCATCACGGACCAGAGCCAGGGCGTACCCGTTCAGGTCAACCGTAACGGCCTGCGCACCGTTGCCCACGGCAATGGCAGCCCCAAGCTCAATCTACCGTTCCTGCCCGCCAACTCCGACATTCAGGTCGGCGATATGCTGGTCAGCTCCGGCCTCGGCGGCCGTTATCCGGTGGGTTACCCGGTTGCGATTGTGGAGAAGATCGAGCATCACCCGGGCGAACATTTCCTGGAGATCGTCGCGGTTCCGGCCGCGCGCATTCCGAACGGCCGCGAAGTGCTGCTGGTTCGTGATGATGTGCCGGCACCAAGCACGGCGCAGATGATCGACCCCGAGGCCAAGCCAGGCCGCGTAGCCACCGCGGACTAG
- the mreD gene encoding rod shape-determining protein MreD encodes MVRAGWLGSLVALSLALILTALPLPDGLAIARPAAVPLVLVWLCIHMPSRFGIVWAWCLGLILDVVHSTSLGQHAVALTLLSYIVIKLRGSLHLLPAWQQALVLIPAWAGYQGLLLWLDGFVGQSIDPLWRWLPVISTSLCWLPLSAIFALADRPQHHEA; translated from the coding sequence ATGGTACGCGCCGGCTGGCTGGGCAGTCTTGTGGCACTGTCCTTGGCTTTGATTTTGACCGCACTGCCCTTGCCCGACGGACTGGCCATTGCACGCCCAGCCGCCGTGCCGCTGGTGCTGGTATGGCTGTGCATTCATATGCCGTCACGTTTCGGCATTGTGTGGGCGTGGTGTCTTGGCTTGATTCTCGATGTGGTCCATTCGACCAGCTTGGGTCAACATGCCGTTGCGTTGACCTTGCTCAGCTATATCGTGATCAAGTTGCGCGGCAGCCTGCACCTGTTGCCAGCGTGGCAGCAGGCCTTGGTGTTGATACCGGCCTGGGCCGGCTATCAGGGATTGCTGCTGTGGCTGGATGGCTTTGTGGGGCAGTCGATTGATCCGTTGTGGCGTTGGTTGCCGGTGATCAGCACCAGTTTGTGCTGGCTGCCGCTGAGCGCCATTTTTGCGCTGGCCGACCGGCCACAGCATCATGAGGCTTGA
- the mrdA gene encoding penicillin-binding protein 2 yields MAGTAFKNTWQEKRAFSNRVAVASAFVLLLLGVLVYRLVQLQSVQHEYFVTRSDENRMRVHPVVGVRGLIFDRNGVVLAENLPAYRLEITPEQSPDLTDTVDRLGQLVSITERERERFFARVQASASFDQIPLKLNLDGDDLARFEVNRRQFPGVNVRAGLTRHYPLGEVTAHIVGYVGGITASDLERVNPERYRGASYIGKTGIERQYEPLLHGDPGSQLIEADALGRRLRQLDYTHPTPGKTLYLTLDARLQQAAKSAFEGRNGAAVALDVNTGEILAMVSVPSYEPGDFIDGISHKRYAELTQDTSRPLFHRAIQGQYPPGSTIKPIMALAGLESGVFNRRSRVHCPGYYQLPDSTRRHRDWKRRGHGTVDTHEAIAQSCDVYFYDLAHRLEIDRIHDFLEQFGLGSRTGVDIPNETTGLLPSREWKRRVRAENWYPGETLNIGIGQGFMLTTPLQLAEATARVATRGAGARPHLLRQIKDNSNGQLQAMAIEPLPRIKLQDASHWDEIHDAMVAVVHGPTGTARRIGADAAYRIAGKTGTAQVAGLAQEDDEAPQLTDVPYHLRDHALFVAYAPADNPQVAVAVIAEHSGSGGAIASPIARRILDVALGHDNSPDVLPEQP; encoded by the coding sequence ATGGCTGGCACCGCCTTTAAAAATACGTGGCAGGAAAAACGTGCGTTCAGCAACCGCGTGGCGGTGGCCAGTGCATTCGTCCTGCTGTTGCTCGGGGTTCTGGTTTATCGCCTGGTCCAGTTGCAGTCGGTGCAGCATGAGTACTTTGTAACCCGCTCGGACGAAAACCGTATGCGGGTGCATCCTGTGGTGGGTGTTCGCGGCCTGATTTTCGATCGCAATGGCGTGGTGCTGGCCGAAAATCTGCCCGCCTACCGCCTCGAAATCACCCCTGAGCAAAGCCCGGATCTGACCGACACCGTCGACCGGCTGGGGCAGCTCGTTTCCATCACCGAGCGCGAGCGCGAACGGTTTTTCGCCCGCGTGCAAGCATCTGCGTCATTCGATCAGATCCCCTTGAAACTGAATCTGGATGGCGACGACCTGGCCCGATTCGAGGTCAATCGGCGGCAATTTCCGGGCGTCAACGTACGCGCCGGGCTGACCCGTCACTATCCCTTGGGCGAGGTCACGGCGCACATCGTGGGTTACGTTGGTGGCATTACTGCCAGCGACTTGGAACGAGTCAATCCCGAGCGCTATCGCGGCGCGTCTTATATTGGAAAAACCGGTATCGAGCGTCAGTACGAACCACTGCTGCACGGTGACCCTGGCAGCCAGTTGATCGAGGCCGATGCGCTGGGGCGGCGCCTGCGTCAACTCGACTACACCCACCCCACGCCGGGCAAGACCCTGTACCTGACGCTGGATGCACGTCTGCAGCAGGCCGCCAAATCTGCGTTCGAAGGCCGCAACGGCGCCGCGGTGGCGCTGGATGTGAACACCGGCGAAATCCTCGCCATGGTCTCCGTGCCCAGCTATGAACCGGGCGATTTCATCGACGGCATCAGCCACAAGCGCTATGCCGAACTGACCCAGGACACGTCGCGCCCTCTGTTCCACCGCGCCATTCAAGGGCAGTACCCTCCCGGCTCGACCATCAAGCCGATCATGGCCCTGGCGGGTCTGGAAAGCGGCGTGTTCAACCGCCGTTCACGGGTGCATTGCCCAGGCTACTACCAGCTGCCCGACAGTACGCGACGCCACCGCGACTGGAAACGTCGCGGGCATGGCACTGTCGATACCCACGAGGCCATTGCCCAATCCTGCGATGTGTACTTCTACGATTTGGCCCATCGTCTGGAAATTGATCGCATTCATGACTTTCTCGAACAGTTCGGCCTGGGTTCGCGCACCGGGGTCGATATCCCCAATGAAACCACAGGCCTGCTGCCCTCACGCGAATGGAAACGGCGCGTGCGCGCGGAGAACTGGTACCCCGGTGAAACCCTCAACATTGGCATTGGGCAAGGCTTCATGCTGACCACTCCGCTGCAACTGGCTGAAGCCACCGCGCGCGTGGCCACGCGTGGCGCCGGCGCGCGCCCCCACCTGCTGCGCCAGATCAAGGACAACAGCAACGGCCAGCTTCAGGCCATGGCGATCGAACCACTGCCCCGGATCAAGCTGCAAGATGCTTCGCACTGGGACGAAATTCACGACGCCATGGTGGCGGTGGTGCACGGCCCGACCGGCACCGCGCGAAGGATTGGAGCCGACGCGGCTTACCGCATCGCCGGTAAAACCGGTACGGCACAGGTTGCCGGCCTGGCCCAGGAGGATGACGAAGCACCGCAGCTGACCGACGTGCCCTACCATCTGCGTGACCACGCCCTGTTCGTGGCCTACGCCCCCGCCGACAACCCTCAAGTTGCTGTGGCCGTAATCGCCGAACACAGCGGCAGCGGCGGCGCGATTGCCTCGCCCATTGCCCGGCGTATCCTCGACGTGGCGCTGGGCCATGACAACAGCCCTGACGTGTTGCCGGAACAGCCATGA
- the rodA gene encoding rod shape-determining protein RodA: MNLESNNAAYSGWTRLHLDGPLLALLALLTAIGLFTVYSATGQDINMVIAQAKRIALGLVALIVVAQCPPEWFRTLTPWAYLAGTIMLIAVLVLGDTSKGAQRWLDLGFVRFQPSELMKFAVPLMVATFLHERRLPPRLFAIATSAAIIAVPTVLIAQQPDLGTALLVVSAGGFALYFAALRWRLILGAIALAGAAAPLLWHNMHDYQRRRVMTLLDPASDPTGAGYHIIQSKIAIGSGGWDGKGWLMGTQARLDFLPEANTDFIFAVFAEEFGLIGVLGLLTVYLLIIARGLYIATRAQDTFSRLVVGSLSLTFFIYLFVNIGMVIGLLPVVGVPLPLVSYGGTSMVSLLASFGLIMSIHTHRKLLSS, encoded by the coding sequence ATGAATCTCGAAAGCAACAACGCGGCTTACAGCGGCTGGACAAGGCTGCACCTTGACGGTCCGCTGCTGGCCCTGCTGGCTTTGTTGACCGCCATTGGTCTGTTCACTGTGTACAGTGCAACTGGCCAGGACATCAACATGGTCATCGCTCAGGCCAAACGTATTGCACTGGGCCTGGTCGCGCTTATTGTGGTCGCCCAATGCCCTCCGGAATGGTTCCGCACACTCACGCCCTGGGCCTATCTGGCCGGCACCATCATGCTGATTGCCGTGCTGGTACTGGGCGACACCTCAAAAGGGGCACAGCGTTGGCTCGACCTTGGGTTTGTGCGTTTCCAACCGTCCGAACTGATGAAGTTCGCAGTTCCGCTGATGGTCGCCACATTTCTGCATGAGCGCCGCCTGCCGCCACGGCTGTTTGCGATAGCAACCAGCGCCGCCATCATCGCCGTGCCAACTGTGCTTATCGCCCAGCAGCCTGATTTGGGCACCGCGCTCTTGGTGGTTAGCGCCGGCGGCTTCGCACTGTATTTCGCCGCGCTGCGTTGGCGCCTGATTCTGGGTGCAATCGCCCTGGCTGGAGCCGCCGCACCTTTGCTTTGGCATAACATGCACGACTATCAACGTCGCCGTGTCATGACCTTGCTCGACCCCGCATCGGACCCAACCGGCGCCGGCTATCACATCATTCAGTCCAAAATCGCAATTGGTTCCGGTGGCTGGGATGGCAAAGGCTGGCTGATGGGCACCCAAGCCCGTCTGGACTTTCTGCCTGAAGCCAACACCGACTTCATCTTCGCGGTGTTTGCCGAAGAGTTCGGCCTGATCGGTGTGCTCGGTCTGCTCACCGTTTATCTTCTGATCATTGCGCGTGGCCTGTACATCGCAACGCGCGCCCAAGACACCTTTTCGCGGCTGGTTGTCGGCAGTCTCAGCCTGACCTTTTTCATCTATCTTTTCGTCAATATTGGTATGGTCATCGGCCTGCTCCCGGTTGTTGGTGTTCCGCTACCGCTGGTGAGTTACGGGGGCACGTCCATGGTCAGTTTGCTGGCCAGCTTCGGCCTGATCATGTCCATTCACACCCACCGGAAACTGCTCTCGTCATGA